The following proteins are co-located in the Pseudomonas antarctica genome:
- a CDS encoding class I adenylate cyclase → MTRTHEIRPDLDEGIDRKVLAQLRARFMALNEGRMARAVEGLTPRQQSVLTLLPLFFHVNHPLLPGYVSGSTPAGLSNFEPDAQALAEAQRLTRSFSYKARHGNPPRPIHGLFLMGSLGTLAQADQSDMDVWVCHAPDLGENELAELRKKCQLLEAWALTMGAEAHFFLIEPTRFVLGERDTQLSSDDCGTTQHYLLLDEFYRTAIWLAGRTPIWWLVPVYEERRYAEFTHALISKRFIRADETLDLGHLAQIPPGEFIGAGLWQLFKGIESPYKSVLKLLLTEVYANEHPNVHCLSLRFKRSVFANQMDLDELDPYIVVYRRIEEHLKVRNEPERLELVRRALYLKVNRKLSAGQRSTSWQRLLMERLAHEWGWDQRQLALLDSRSQWKVRQVASERRALVNELNYSYRFLTQFARTEQTVSLINKRDLNVLGRRLYAAFERKAGKVEFINPGIAPDLAEDTLTLVQSPNRKEPGQHHWGLYNGNLTALEWEHFAPIKRSRDLLEMLTWCHRNGVIDSSTRLALHPGVSDMTEFELFNLLGSLQQTIALPLTSVDEDRLLRSAMPEDVLLLINVGVDPLKHHRDLNILMTTERTDSLSYAGVRDNLVLTLDQVTLNSWNEVMVSRYDGPHALLDCLRDYLNQLPPDHLPRLRVRCFCHNRAQFIAQRVEEIFDTAQSLLLGQSNHRYLLQVQQHYHVMELTPGQATHVSLPTQDALIAYLSEELASYSPLHLDAMALEDHDLALLLPMGQANCVQVFYRVNEGFAELYVLDEFNALWQQRLPFHDEQSLLAPLQRFLQSIIYRREALSPLDTQQTLGEVQTLYYQLLPSGSNRARSIEPRPAPQNPANKPFYDVQAIIGKAAHGQVGITLYCNQREFCELEFGDQLFAVVAQQIVGQRRETERYRCYITDLDLSGLLGDVQSPSNLYLRYKAELELSLNKALNQV, encoded by the coding sequence ATGACCCGCACCCATGAGATCCGCCCCGACCTGGACGAAGGCATCGACCGCAAGGTGCTGGCTCAACTGCGCGCGCGCTTCATGGCCCTCAATGAAGGCCGCATGGCCCGGGCCGTCGAGGGGCTGACGCCACGCCAACAAAGCGTGCTGACCCTGCTGCCGCTGTTTTTTCACGTCAATCATCCGCTGCTGCCCGGTTATGTCTCGGGCAGCACGCCGGCCGGGCTGTCGAACTTCGAACCTGACGCCCAAGCGCTCGCCGAAGCCCAGCGCCTGACCCGCTCGTTCTCTTACAAGGCACGCCACGGCAACCCGCCGCGGCCGATCCACGGCCTGTTTCTGATGGGCAGCCTCGGCACCCTGGCTCAGGCAGACCAAAGCGATATGGACGTGTGGGTATGCCACGCGCCCGACCTGGGCGAAAACGAGCTGGCTGAGCTGCGCAAAAAGTGCCAGTTGCTGGAAGCCTGGGCCTTGACCATGGGGGCCGAGGCGCATTTTTTCCTGATCGAGCCGACGCGCTTTGTGCTGGGTGAACGCGACACACAACTGAGCTCCGATGACTGCGGCACCACTCAGCATTACTTGCTGCTGGATGAGTTCTACCGCACCGCAATCTGGCTCGCCGGGCGCACACCCATCTGGTGGCTGGTGCCGGTCTACGAAGAACGTCGCTACGCCGAGTTCACTCACGCACTGATTTCCAAGCGCTTTATCCGCGCCGATGAAACCCTCGACCTCGGTCACCTGGCCCAAATCCCCCCCGGCGAATTCATTGGCGCCGGGCTGTGGCAACTGTTCAAAGGCATCGAGTCGCCCTACAAATCGGTGCTCAAGTTACTGCTGACCGAGGTTTACGCCAACGAACACCCGAACGTGCATTGCCTGAGCCTGCGCTTCAAACGCTCGGTATTCGCCAATCAGATGGATCTGGATGAGTTGGACCCGTATATCGTGGTCTACCGCCGCATCGAGGAACACCTCAAGGTGCGTAACGAGCCCGAACGCCTGGAGTTGGTAAGACGCGCGCTGTACCTGAAGGTCAACCGCAAGCTCAGCGCCGGCCAACGCAGCACCAGTTGGCAGCGCCTATTAATGGAACGCCTGGCCCATGAATGGGGTTGGGACCAGCGCCAACTGGCTCTGCTGGACAGTCGCAGCCAGTGGAAAGTGCGCCAGGTCGCCTCCGAACGCCGTGCGCTGGTCAATGAGCTGAATTACAGCTACCGCTTTCTCACCCAGTTCGCTCGCACCGAGCAGACCGTCAGCCTGATTAACAAGCGCGACCTCAACGTGCTGGGCCGGCGCTTGTATGCGGCGTTTGAGCGCAAGGCCGGCAAAGTCGAATTCATCAACCCCGGCATCGCGCCGGACCTGGCCGAAGACACCCTGACCCTGGTGCAATCGCCCAACCGCAAGGAGCCCGGCCAGCATCACTGGGGCCTGTACAACGGCAACCTTACGGCACTGGAATGGGAGCACTTCGCGCCGATCAAGCGCAGCCGCGACCTGCTGGAAATGCTCACCTGGTGCCACCGCAACGGCGTGATCGACAGCAGCACGCGCCTGGCGCTGCACCCGGGCGTCAGTGACATGACCGAATTCGAGCTGTTCAACCTGTTGGGCAGCCTGCAACAGACCATCGCCCTACCGTTGACCAGCGTCGATGAAGATCGCCTGCTGCGCTCGGCCATGCCGGAAGACGTGTTGTTGCTGATCAACGTCGGCGTTGACCCGCTCAAGCATCATCGCGACCTGAATATCCTGATGACCACCGAGCGTACCGACTCCTTGAGCTATGCCGGCGTGCGCGACAACCTGGTACTGACCCTGGATCAGGTGACGCTCAACAGTTGGAACGAGGTGATGGTCAGCCGCTATGACGGCCCCCACGCGTTGCTCGACTGCTTGCGTGACTACCTCAACCAACTGCCGCCGGACCATTTGCCACGGCTGCGGGTGCGCTGCTTCTGTCACAACCGTGCGCAGTTCATTGCCCAGCGCGTGGAAGAAATCTTCGATACGGCGCAGAGCCTCCTGCTGGGTCAGTCCAATCACCGCTACCTCCTGCAAGTGCAGCAGCACTATCACGTGATGGAACTGACCCCGGGCCAGGCCACTCATGTGTCGCTGCCGACCCAGGACGCGCTGATCGCGTACCTCAGCGAAGAACTGGCCAGCTACAGCCCGCTGCACCTGGACGCCATGGCCCTGGAAGACCACGATCTGGCGCTGCTGTTGCCCATGGGCCAGGCCAATTGTGTACAGGTGTTCTACCGCGTCAATGAAGGCTTCGCCGAGTTGTATGTGCTGGATGAGTTCAACGCGCTGTGGCAGCAGCGCCTGCCATTTCATGACGAACAAAGCCTGCTGGCGCCGTTGCAGCGCTTTCTGCAATCGATCATCTACCGCCGTGAAGCGCTATCGCCGCTGGATACGCAACAGACGCTGGGTGAAGTGCAAACTCTGTATTACCAACTGTTGCCGTCCGGCAGCAATCGCGCCCGCAGCATCGAGCCGCGGCCAGCCCCTCAAAACCCGGCCAATAAGCCGTTTTATGACGTGCAGGCGATTATCGGCAAAGCGGCGCACGGCCAGGTGGGTATCACCCTGTACTGCAATCAGCGGGAGTTTTGCGAACTGGAGTTTGGCGACCAGTTGTTTGCGGTGGTCGCCCAGCAAATCGTCGGGCAGCGTCGGGAGACCGAGCGCTACCGCTGCTACATCACCGACCTGGACCTGTCGGGCCTGCTCGGTGATGTGCAAAGCCCGAGCAACTTGTATCTGCGCTACAAGGCCGAGCTGGAGCTGTCGCTCAACAAGGCGTTGAACCAGGTTTAG
- the rnk gene encoding nucleoside diphosphate kinase regulator, which translates to MTTAPSIILTRLDVQRLEQLIDRLGDEFPGVEALQAELDRAETVGHDEVSGDVVTMNSRVHCREESSGKERHLTLVYPKDANADEGKISILAPVGSALLGLQVGQHIDWPAPGGKTLKLELLSVEGQPKDGGAFPL; encoded by the coding sequence ATGACCACCGCACCTTCCATCATCCTCACCCGTCTTGACGTGCAGCGTCTGGAGCAACTGATCGACCGCTTGGGCGATGAGTTTCCCGGCGTCGAAGCGTTGCAAGCCGAACTCGACCGCGCAGAAACAGTCGGCCACGATGAAGTGTCGGGAGACGTCGTGACTATGAACTCCCGTGTCCATTGCCGTGAAGAAAGCAGTGGCAAGGAGCGTCACCTGACCTTGGTTTATCCCAAGGATGCGAATGCCGACGAAGGCAAGATTTCGATTCTGGCTCCGGTCGGCAGCGCCTTGCTGGGCCTGCAGGTCGGTCAGCACATCGACTGGCCAGCACCCGGTGGCAAGACCCTCAAGCTTGAATTGCTCAGCGTTGAAGGCCAGCCCAAAGATGGCGGCGCCTTCCCTCTCTAA
- a CDS encoding DUF1289 domain-containing protein: MTQPAPVRPPKPLFSNVSPAVPSPCISLCRLDEQKVCLGCFRHVEDIREWRSADDARRRVICAEAEQRRERA, encoded by the coding sequence GTGACCCAGCCTGCACCTGTACGCCCGCCCAAGCCGCTGTTCAGCAATGTCAGCCCGGCGGTGCCGTCACCTTGTATCAGTTTGTGTCGCCTGGACGAGCAAAAAGTCTGCCTCGGCTGCTTCCGCCATGTGGAAGACATCCGTGAATGGCGCTCTGCCGACGACGCACGGCGCCGCGTGATCTGTGCCGAGGCCGAGCAGCGCCGGGAGCGCGCTTGA
- the cyaY gene encoding iron donor protein CyaY, whose protein sequence is MSLTEARFHDLVDSTQQALEDIFDDSGLDVDLENSAGVLTVKFENGTQLIFSRQEPLRQLWLAARSGGFHFDYDEEENRWAHDTTDELLSEMLARLTKEQSGADLDFDEI, encoded by the coding sequence ATGAGTTTGACCGAAGCCCGTTTTCACGACCTGGTGGATTCGACCCAGCAGGCGCTGGAAGATATTTTCGACGACAGCGGCCTGGACGTGGACCTGGAAAACTCGGCCGGCGTGCTGACGGTCAAGTTTGAAAACGGCACCCAACTGATCTTCAGTCGCCAGGAACCGCTGCGCCAGTTGTGGCTGGCAGCCCGCTCGGGTGGTTTTCACTTCGACTACGATGAAGAGGAAAATCGCTGGGCGCACGACACCACTGACGAGCTGCTGAGCGAAATGCTTGCTCGCCTCACGAAAGAACAGTCCGGCGCCGACTTGGACTTCGACGAGATTTGA
- the lptM gene encoding LPS translocon maturation chaperone LptM, which translates to MKRLISSLAALVAVACLVSACGQKGPLYLPDDSKDPNDQAQTSQSKAHKHDTY; encoded by the coding sequence ATGAAGCGCCTGATCTCTTCCCTTGCTGCGCTCGTCGCGGTCGCTTGCCTCGTTAGTGCCTGTGGTCAAAAAGGTCCGCTGTACCTGCCCGATGACAGCAAAGACCCAAATGACCAGGCGCAAACGTCGCAGTCCAAAGCGCACAAGCACGACACCTATTAA
- the lysA gene encoding diaminopimelate decarboxylase encodes MDAFNYRDGELFAEGVALSAIAERFGTPTYVYSRAHIEAQYRSFTDALEGTPSLVCYAVKANSNLGVLNVLARLGAGFDIVSRGELERVLAAGGTPDKIVFSGVGKSREDMRRALEVGVHCFNVESTDELERLQVVAAEMGVRAPISLRVNPDVDAGTHPYISTGLKENKFGIAIADAEDVYIRAAQLPNLEVLGVDCHIGSQLTTLPPFLDALDRLLALTERLGECGIYLQHIDLGGGVGVRYRDEEPPQIADYIQAVRERTEGRGLTLMFEPGRYIVANASVLLTQVEYLKHTEYKDFAIVDAAMNDLIRPALYQAWMDVTAVKPRTGEGRNYDIVGPICETGDFLAKDRQLALEEGDLLAVHSAGAYGFVMSSNYNTRGRAAEVLVDGDQAFEVRRRETVAELYAGESLLPE; translated from the coding sequence ATGGACGCTTTTAACTACCGGGACGGCGAGCTGTTCGCGGAAGGCGTGGCGCTGTCCGCGATTGCCGAGCGCTTTGGCACCCCGACCTATGTGTACTCCCGTGCGCACATCGAAGCCCAATACCGTAGCTTTACCGACGCTCTGGAAGGCACGCCGAGCCTGGTGTGCTACGCCGTCAAGGCCAACTCCAACCTGGGCGTACTGAATGTCCTGGCGCGCTTGGGCGCTGGTTTCGACATCGTCTCCCGTGGTGAGCTGGAACGGGTACTGGCTGCCGGTGGCACGCCGGACAAGATCGTGTTTTCCGGCGTCGGCAAAAGCCGCGAAGACATGCGCCGCGCCCTCGAAGTCGGCGTGCATTGCTTCAACGTCGAGTCCACCGACGAGCTGGAGCGCCTGCAGGTCGTCGCTGCCGAGATGGGCGTTCGCGCGCCGATCTCCCTGCGCGTCAACCCGGACGTCGATGCCGGCACTCACCCGTACATTTCCACCGGTCTCAAAGAGAACAAGTTCGGCATCGCCATTGCCGACGCCGAGGACGTGTACATCCGTGCCGCGCAATTGCCGAACCTGGAAGTGCTGGGCGTCGACTGCCATATCGGCTCGCAACTGACCACCCTGCCACCGTTCCTGGACGCCCTCGACCGCCTGCTGGCGCTGACCGAGCGCCTTGGCGAGTGCGGCATCTACCTGCAACACATCGACCTCGGTGGTGGTGTAGGCGTGCGTTATCGCGATGAAGAGCCACCACAGATCGCCGACTACATCCAGGCCGTGCGCGAGCGCACCGAAGGCCGCGGCCTGACCCTGATGTTCGAGCCGGGCCGTTATATCGTCGCCAATGCCAGCGTACTGCTGACCCAGGTCGAATACCTCAAGCACACCGAGTACAAGGATTTCGCCATCGTCGACGCGGCGATGAACGACCTTATTCGCCCGGCGCTCTATCAGGCCTGGATGGATGTGACTGCGGTCAAGCCACGTACTGGCGAAGGTCGCAACTACGACATCGTCGGCCCGATCTGCGAGACCGGCGACTTCCTGGCCAAGGATCGTCAACTGGCCCTGGAAGAAGGCGACCTGCTGGCTGTGCATTCGGCCGGTGCCTACGGGTTTGTCATGAGCTCCAACTACAACACTCGCGGCCGTGCCGCCGAGGTGCTGGTGGACGGTGATCAAGCGTTTGAAGTGCGTCGCCGCGAGACGGTAGCCGAGTTGTATGCTGGCGAAAGCCTGCTGCCGGAGTAA
- the dapF gene encoding diaminopimelate epimerase, whose product MLLRFTKMHGLGNDFMVLDLVSQHAHILPKHAKQWGDRHTGIGFDQLLIVEAPSNPEVDFRYRIFNSDGSEVEQCGNGARCFARFVLDKRLTAKRQIRVETKSGVIELDIRSDGQISVNMGEPRLVPADIPFQATEQATRYALDVDGKTVDIAAVSMGNPHAVLRVNDINNAPVHELGPKIEHHPRFPARVNVGFLQVIDRSRAQLRVWERGAGETQACGTGACAAAVAAISQGWMDSPLLIDLPGGRLSIEWAGPGHPVMMTGPASRVYEGQVRL is encoded by the coding sequence ATGCTGCTGCGTTTTACCAAGATGCACGGGCTGGGCAATGATTTCATGGTTCTCGACCTGGTCAGCCAGCACGCGCATATCCTGCCCAAGCACGCTAAACAATGGGGCGACCGTCACACCGGTATCGGCTTCGACCAATTGCTGATCGTTGAGGCGCCAAGCAACCCGGAGGTGGATTTCCGTTACCGGATCTTCAACTCCGACGGTTCCGAAGTGGAACAGTGCGGCAACGGCGCGCGCTGCTTCGCCCGCTTTGTGCTGGACAAACGCCTGACCGCCAAGCGGCAGATTCGCGTCGAGACCAAGAGCGGTGTGATCGAGCTGGATATTCGCAGCGACGGCCAGATCAGCGTCAACATGGGTGAACCACGCCTGGTGCCGGCGGATATACCGTTTCAGGCCACCGAGCAGGCCACGCGTTACGCGCTGGACGTTGATGGCAAGACGGTGGATATCGCTGCCGTGTCGATGGGCAACCCCCACGCGGTACTGCGGGTCAACGACATCAATAACGCCCCCGTGCATGAACTGGGGCCGAAGATCGAGCATCACCCGCGCTTTCCGGCACGGGTCAATGTGGGCTTTCTGCAGGTGATCGACCGTTCCCGCGCGCAACTGCGTGTATGGGAACGCGGTGCCGGCGAAACCCAGGCGTGCGGCACCGGTGCTTGCGCCGCCGCCGTCGCCGCGATCAGCCAGGGGTGGATGGATTCGCCACTGCTGATCGACCTGCCCGGCGGACGCTTGTCCATCGAATGGGCAGGCCCTGGCCACCCGGTGATGATGACCGGGCCGGCCTCGCGCGTATACGAAGGACAGGTCCGTCTATGA
- a CDS encoding DUF484 family protein, producing the protein MTDKPQVPAETSPSESLEAAAVAAYLEANPDFFVEHEELLPALRIPHQRGDTVSLVERQMKILRERNIEMRHKLSHLMDVARDNDRLFDKTRRLILTLMDATSLEETVIAVEDSLRQDFQVPFVSLILFSDNPMPVGRWVSGGEAQTAIGGLLSEGKTISGTLREHELDFLFGAEQRKQIGSTAVVALSHQGLHGVLAIASRDPQHYKSSVGTLFLTYIAEVLGRVLPRFTTALRAVR; encoded by the coding sequence ATGACCGATAAGCCTCAAGTACCCGCCGAAACGTCCCCGAGCGAAAGTCTGGAGGCCGCTGCTGTCGCGGCGTACCTTGAGGCTAATCCGGACTTCTTCGTCGAACATGAAGAACTGCTGCCCGCCCTGCGCATTCCCCACCAGCGCGGCGATACCGTGTCGCTGGTGGAGCGGCAGATGAAGATCCTGCGCGAGCGCAATATCGAAATGCGCCACAAGCTCTCGCACCTGATGGACGTGGCCCGCGACAACGACCGTCTTTTCGACAAGACCCGTCGCCTGATTCTTACCCTGATGGATGCCACCAGCCTCGAAGAAACGGTCATTGCCGTGGAAGACAGCCTGCGCCAGGACTTCCAGGTGCCGTTTGTCAGCCTGATTCTGTTCAGCGACAACCCGATGCCGGTGGGTCGCTGGGTCAGCGGCGGCGAAGCACAGACGGCTATCGGCGGCCTGCTCTCCGAAGGCAAGACCATCAGCGGCACCCTGCGCGAGCACGAACTGGATTTCCTGTTTGGCGCTGAACAGCGCAAGCAGATCGGCTCCACTGCCGTGGTTGCTCTCAGCCATCAAGGCCTGCACGGTGTATTGGCCATCGCCAGTCGTGATCCTCAGCACTACAAAAGCTCGGTGGGCACGCTGTTTCTGACCTACATCGCTGAAGTGCTGGGCCGGGTCCTGCCGCGCTTTACCACTGCCTTGCGCGCGGTGCGCTAG
- the xerC gene encoding tyrosine recombinase XerC, protein MDRQLDAYCAHLRNERQVSPHTLEAYRRDLNKVLAYCEKQQIASWKALDIQSLRSLIARLHQQGQSSRSLSRLLSAVRGLYHYLNREGLCDHDPANGLAPPKGERRLPKTLDTDRALQLLDGAVEDDFLAHRDQAILELFYSSGLRLSELTGLNLDQLDLADGLVQVLGKGSKTRVLPVGRKAREALQLWLPLRLLTHPADDAVFVSQQGRRLGPRAIQLRVKAAGERELGQNLHPHMLRHSFASHMLESSQDLRAVQELLGHSDIKTTQIYTHLDFQHLATVYDSAHPRAKRIKGGDS, encoded by the coding sequence ATGGACAGGCAACTGGACGCTTACTGCGCTCACCTGCGCAACGAGCGCCAGGTGTCGCCCCATACCCTGGAAGCCTACCGACGGGACTTGAACAAGGTCCTGGCGTACTGCGAAAAGCAACAGATCGCCAGCTGGAAGGCCCTGGATATCCAGAGCCTGCGCAGCCTGATCGCGCGCCTGCACCAGCAAGGCCAATCCTCGCGCAGCCTGTCCCGCCTGCTGTCGGCGGTGCGCGGCCTCTATCATTACCTCAACCGCGAAGGCCTGTGCGACCACGACCCGGCCAATGGCCTGGCCCCGCCCAAGGGTGAGCGGCGCCTGCCCAAGACCCTGGACACCGACCGCGCGCTGCAATTGCTCGATGGGGCGGTGGAAGATGACTTCCTCGCCCACCGCGATCAGGCGATCCTTGAGCTGTTCTATTCCTCAGGCTTGCGCCTGTCGGAGCTGACCGGCCTGAACCTCGATCAGTTGGACTTGGCGGACGGCCTGGTGCAGGTGCTCGGCAAAGGCAGCAAAACCCGTGTACTGCCGGTGGGCAGGAAGGCCCGCGAAGCCTTGCAGCTGTGGCTACCGCTGCGCCTTCTGACCCACCCGGCGGACGATGCCGTGTTTGTCAGCCAACAAGGCCGCCGCCTGGGGCCACGGGCAATTCAATTGCGGGTCAAGGCAGCCGGCGAGCGTGAGCTGGGGCAAAACCTGCACCCACACATGCTGCGGCATTCCTTTGCCAGCCATATGCTGGAGTCGTCCCAGGACTTGCGCGCTGTGCAGGAACTGCTGGGCCACTCCGACATCAAGACCACGCAGATCTACACCCACCTCGACTTCCAGCACCTGGCTACGGTGTACGACAGTGCCCATCCACGGGCCAAACGCATCAAGGGCGGCGACTCATGA
- a CDS encoding HAD family hydrolase: MSIKLITFDLDDTLWDNVPVIISAEASMREWLATHASKVGDLPLEHFASLRQQVLERHPELKNRISVLRHRVLMHAFEEAGYPQPEATQMADVCFEAFIHARHQLTVFPEAEPMLQALRQHFLLGVITNGNADVQRVGLADYFHFALRAEDIGIAKPDARLFQEALQRGGVDAHQAVHIGDHPGDDIAGAQQAGLRAVWFNPTGKAWEADKRPDAEIRSLNELPPLLRSWQ; encoded by the coding sequence ATGAGTATCAAGCTGATCACCTTCGACCTGGACGACACGCTCTGGGACAACGTACCCGTCATCATCAGCGCCGAAGCGTCGATGCGTGAATGGTTGGCGACCCATGCTTCCAAGGTCGGCGATTTGCCACTCGAGCACTTCGCGAGCCTTCGCCAGCAGGTACTGGAGCGCCATCCTGAACTCAAAAATCGGATCAGCGTGCTGCGCCATCGGGTGCTGATGCACGCCTTTGAAGAAGCCGGTTATCCACAACCTGAAGCCACGCAGATGGCCGACGTGTGCTTTGAAGCATTCATTCACGCACGCCACCAACTCACGGTGTTTCCCGAAGCCGAACCCATGTTGCAAGCCCTGCGCCAGCACTTCCTGCTGGGGGTTATCACCAACGGCAATGCCGACGTGCAGCGTGTAGGCCTGGCGGATTACTTTCACTTTGCCCTGCGCGCCGAAGATATCGGTATCGCAAAGCCTGATGCGCGCCTGTTTCAAGAGGCGCTGCAACGCGGCGGCGTGGACGCCCATCAAGCAGTACATATTGGCGATCATCCTGGCGATGACATCGCCGGGGCGCAGCAGGCGGGGCTTCGTGCCGTGTGGTTCAACCCGACGGGCAAGGCGTGGGAAGCGGATAAGCGCCCGGATGCGGAAATTCGTAGCTTAAACGAGTTGCCGCCGTTGCTTCGCAGTTGGCAGTAA
- the sutA gene encoding transcriptional regulator SutA, translating into MSDDDLENDDLEVGDDDETEEGLEAAAEDVADDDGGDDAPAPAAKGKAKAAVSVDELPSVEAKNKERDALARAMEEFLAKGGKVQEVEANVVADPPKKPDNKYGSRPI; encoded by the coding sequence ATGAGCGACGATGATCTGGAAAACGACGACCTTGAAGTAGGTGACGACGACGAGACCGAAGAAGGTCTTGAAGCGGCAGCTGAAGACGTTGCTGACGACGACGGTGGCGATGATGCACCTGCCCCGGCGGCCAAGGGCAAAGCCAAGGCAGCTGTTTCGGTAGACGAACTGCCGAGCGTTGAAGCCAAGAACAAAGAGCGCGATGCGCTGGCCCGTGCGATGGAAGAATTCCTCGCTAAAGGCGGCAAAGTGCAGGAAGTCGAGGCCAACGTGGTGGCAGATCCACCGAAAAAGCCGGATAACAAGTACGGCAGTCGACCTATCTGA
- a CDS encoding secondary thiamine-phosphate synthase enzyme YjbQ translates to MWQQTLITLRAKPRGFHLVTDELLAGLPELKACRVGLLHLWLQHTSASLTINENADPAVRRDFERFFNSLVPQGRAGFEHNDEGPDDLPAHFKASLLGCQLSLPVKAGRLAMGTWQGVYLGEHRDHGGARKVLATLHGDGA, encoded by the coding sequence ATGTGGCAACAGACCCTGATTACCCTCCGGGCCAAGCCCAGGGGCTTTCACCTGGTAACGGATGAGTTGCTTGCCGGCTTGCCTGAATTGAAGGCTTGTCGCGTAGGCCTGTTGCATCTGTGGCTGCAGCACACCTCGGCCTCGTTGACCATCAACGAGAATGCCGACCCGGCGGTTCGCCGTGACTTCGAACGTTTTTTCAACTCGCTGGTGCCGCAAGGGCGTGCAGGGTTCGAACACAACGACGAAGGTCCGGATGATCTGCCGGCGCACTTCAAGGCCAGTCTCCTGGGCTGCCAGCTGAGTTTGCCGGTCAAGGCCGGCCGCTTGGCAATGGGGACCTGGCAAGGTGTTTATCTGGGCGAGCACCGTGATCATGGCGGTGCTCGTAAAGTCCTCGCCACGTTGCACGGTGATGGGGCATAA